The proteins below are encoded in one region of Triticum aestivum cultivar Chinese Spring chromosome 1B, IWGSC CS RefSeq v2.1, whole genome shotgun sequence:
- the LOC123099302 gene encoding protein RADIALIS-like 3, protein MSSGSSSRSTSPSSGSEWSKKENKMFEEALAYYGEGAPNLWEKVASAMGGTKSAEEVRRHFQVLVDDISNIEYGRIPFPKYKTQGFWT, encoded by the coding sequence ATGTCTTCCGGGTCGTCGTCGCGGAGCACCTCGCCGAGCTCCGGCTCGGAGTGGAGCAAGAAGGAGAACAAGATGTTCGAGGAGGCACTGGCCTACTACGGCGAGGGCGCCCCCAACCTCTGGGAGAAGGTGGCCAGCGCCATGGGGGGCACCAAGTCCGCCGAGGAGGTGCGACGCCACTTCCAGGTCCTCGTCGACGACATCAGCAACATCGAGTATGGCCGCATCCCCTTCCCCAAGTACAAGACCCAGGGCTTCTGGACTTGA